The genomic segment CTTTACAGGCTCTGCAATAGCCATGGGAACCGGAGAAGCCGCGTTTTTACCGGTATCTAATGTATTTGCCAAGCTTTTTTTCAACGGAATGAGTGAAAATGGGTTAGTTTTCTCTTATGAGTTTTTCTGGTGGTTTCATATACTAATAGTATTAGGTTTCTTAAATTATCTGCCTTACTCTAAACATAGCCATGTATTTACGGCGGTTCCAAACGTATTTTTCCAGAATTTAAACCCCAGAGGAGCTTTAAAACCTATTGATTTTGAAAATGTACCAGACGATATTGATCACTTCGGTGCAGGCAAACTAGAAGATTTCACATGGAAAGATATTTTAGACGCATATACGTGCACAGAATGTGGTAGATGCACAGATAACTGCCCTGCATGGCATACGGAGAAACCGCTTTCACCAAGAGAAATTGTAGTAAAATTAAGGCATTACGCATCAAGTGAGGGTGAGCAATACTTAAATAGTAATGGTAATATGGATTCCTCGCAGTTAGACGATCTGCCGGGCCCTGAATGGGTTACAGAAGATGAACTCTGGGCATGCACAAGCTGTAACGCATGCGTAGAGCAATGTCCTCTATTTATTGACCAAATGGGCAAGATTATGGAAATGAGAAGATTCCTAACGCTTGAAGGAAGGCTAACAGGACCTGCGGGTAAGACACTTCAAAAACTCGCACAACAGGGTAACCCATGGGGATTTGGCGAAGCAGAAAGAGCTAAATGGGTATCAGAAATAGACGATTTAGCCGTCCTTGGTGAGGATGGCGTAGAAGACGCAACAGAGTTTGACTATGTATATTGGATGGGTTGTTACGGCGGATATGACCCAAGAGGGCAAAACATTGCTAAATCCATGGTAAGTCTCCTAACTCAGGCGGGTGTTAAATTTGCGGTACTTGGTCCTAAAGAAAAGTGTACTGGAGACCCTGCTAGAAGGCTTGGTGAAGAGGCCCTATATCAGATGTTAGCTACTGAAAACATTGAGAATTTGAATAATATGAAGGTTAAAAAAGTCATTGCAAACTG from the Thermodesulfobacteriota bacterium genome contains:
- a CDS encoding (Fe-S)-binding protein encodes the protein MKPTIMALLIIFAFGFFLFNIYTLIRTLCIGKFEMRFDNIPERIKKVLIYVFGQKRLVKNYTFAGVAHFMIFWGFVIITIGTIELLVGGVFPGFRLIPGEAHKYYEFILDIVQFLVLIAIIMGIINRTTIAKRREVNGLDAVVVLGLIFGLMITAFGFTGSAIAMGTGEAAFLPVSNVFAKLFFNGMSENGLVFSYEFFWWFHILIVLGFLNYLPYSKHSHVFTAVPNVFFQNLNPRGALKPIDFENVPDDIDHFGAGKLEDFTWKDILDAYTCTECGRCTDNCPAWHTEKPLSPREIVVKLRHYASSEGEQYLNSNGNMDSSQLDDLPGPEWVTEDELWACTSCNACVEQCPLFIDQMGKIMEMRRFLTLEGRLTGPAGKTLQKLAQQGNPWGFGEAERAKWVSEIDDLAVLGEDGVEDATEFDYVYWMGCYGGYDPRGQNIAKSMVSLLTQAGVKFAVLGPKEKCTGDPARRLGEEALYQMLATENIENLNNMKVKKVIANCPHCFNTIKNEYPQFGGNYEVINHTELLSDLVSQGKLKPTKEVNEEVVYHDPCYLGRYNRIFDAPRKVLKSIPGLKLIELDRKKERSFCCGAGGGKIWMEEDAPRVNWNR